The following are from one region of the Candidatus Polarisedimenticolia bacterium genome:
- a CDS encoding FAD-binding oxidoreductase: MLVAACAVQFPAFAHNTAIVNDVTRINPIVVDRVLVPTTIGEIVDAVRSHPGPVSIGGGRFSQGGQTATERALQIDMRQLDDVMAFSKDRKEITVQAGITWRKIQEHIDPYDLSLRIMQSYANFTVGGSLSVNVHGRYIGQGPLVLSVRSIRIVLADGTLVEASPAKNPEIFYGAIGGYGALGVIVEATLALTDNVRVERQSVVMPLGAYRAFFREKVRDNGDVIFHNADIYPPAFDTVRVTSYLKTDKPVTIADRLMPADRSYWVDRMAFRVISEWPGGRALRQHVIDPIVFRGERVEWRNYEASYNVRELEPVSRRASTYVLQEYFVPVDRLDEFVRDMAAILNGRHVNTINVSIRHAAQDPGTLLAWAKTEVFAFVLYYKQGTSDAERQAVGVWTRELIDAATSLGGAYYLPYQIHATDRQFRAAYPHADQFFALKAKLDPTNKFRNKLWDAYYRRGADPGPVQPVAKAGVRPAPPVAPSDPEVEKRIAAATQRVAGYQRDEAQTYLTFPEWLLVYYPGEYAQFLRHNSASRFPYFGSIRQFWGCYRDIYGITRGKYPFNWGYHVMVMVIGSSYTVENGIKGAYENTLGRLTERIAGDAMTQEDSLAADVAQDYVDFIRIQPWYEFSFVRPLKQLWAETDFFGPHIARKWERKLILSAEYLAKAQYATLIKVASKAAYGNAETEVLALAGNVTPVALEGEARVKALERFEDGSVLLSLPRYEEFRDTVEGLVGKGATFKEIAGNDEILLTSVVPASWSYDLAAGTLLFEKPVLTDPQHKRIAVGAPVRSLHTIVLDLAARGFEVEHIYDY; this comes from the coding sequence CTGCTGGTCGCGGCGTGCGCCGTCCAGTTCCCCGCGTTCGCGCACAACACCGCGATCGTCAACGACGTCACCCGGATCAACCCGATCGTCGTCGACCGGGTCCTCGTGCCGACAACCATCGGCGAGATCGTCGACGCCGTGCGGTCGCACCCCGGGCCGGTGTCGATCGGCGGAGGGCGCTTCAGCCAGGGCGGACAGACGGCGACCGAGCGCGCCCTGCAGATCGACATGCGGCAGCTCGACGACGTCATGGCGTTCTCGAAGGACCGGAAAGAGATCACGGTCCAGGCGGGCATCACCTGGCGCAAGATCCAGGAGCACATCGATCCCTACGATCTCTCGCTGCGGATCATGCAGAGCTACGCCAACTTCACCGTCGGCGGGTCCCTGAGCGTCAACGTGCACGGGCGGTACATCGGTCAGGGGCCGCTGGTGCTGTCGGTCCGGTCCATCCGCATCGTGCTCGCCGACGGCACGCTGGTCGAGGCCAGCCCCGCGAAAAACCCCGAAATCTTCTATGGCGCCATCGGCGGCTACGGCGCGCTGGGCGTGATCGTGGAGGCCACGCTCGCGCTCACCGACAACGTGCGGGTCGAGCGCCAGAGCGTGGTCATGCCGCTCGGCGCCTACCGCGCCTTTTTCCGCGAGAAGGTCCGCGACAACGGCGACGTGATCTTCCACAACGCCGACATCTATCCGCCGGCGTTCGACACGGTCCGCGTCACCTCGTATCTGAAGACCGACAAGCCCGTCACGATCGCGGACCGGCTGATGCCCGCGGACCGCAGCTACTGGGTCGATCGCATGGCGTTTCGCGTGATCTCGGAATGGCCCGGCGGACGAGCGCTCCGGCAGCACGTGATCGATCCGATCGTGTTCCGTGGTGAGCGGGTCGAATGGCGCAACTACGAAGCGAGCTACAACGTCCGGGAGCTCGAGCCGGTCTCGCGCAGGGCCTCGACCTACGTGCTGCAGGAGTACTTCGTGCCGGTCGACAGGCTCGACGAGTTCGTCCGGGACATGGCGGCGATTCTGAACGGCCGCCATGTCAACACGATCAACGTCTCGATTCGCCACGCCGCGCAGGACCCCGGCACCCTCCTCGCCTGGGCGAAGACCGAGGTGTTCGCCTTTGTGCTCTATTACAAGCAGGGCACGAGCGACGCCGAACGCCAGGCGGTGGGCGTCTGGACCCGCGAGCTGATCGACGCGGCCACGTCGCTCGGGGGCGCGTACTACCTCCCATACCAGATCCACGCGACCGACCGGCAGTTCCGCGCGGCCTATCCCCATGCCGACCAGTTCTTCGCGCTCAAGGCGAAGCTCGATCCGACCAACAAGTTTCGCAACAAGCTGTGGGACGCGTACTACAGGCGCGGGGCCGACCCCGGGCCCGTGCAGCCCGTCGCGAAGGCCGGGGTCCGGCCGGCACCACCCGTTGCGCCGTCGGATCCGGAGGTCGAGAAACGCATCGCCGCCGCCACGCAGCGCGTCGCGGGGTACCAGCGCGATGAGGCGCAGACCTACCTGACTTTTCCGGAATGGCTCCTCGTCTACTATCCCGGCGAATACGCCCAGTTCCTCAGGCACAACTCCGCGAGCCGTTTCCCGTACTTCGGCTCGATCAGGCAGTTCTGGGGCTGTTACCGGGACATCTACGGGATCACCCGGGGAAAGTATCCGTTCAACTGGGGTTACCACGTCATGGTGATGGTCATCGGATCGAGCTACACGGTCGAGAACGGCATCAAGGGGGCCTACGAGAACACCTTGGGACGATTGACGGAGCGGATCGCGGGCGATGCGATGACCCAGGAAGACTCCCTCGCGGCTGACGTGGCGCAGGACTACGTCGATTTCATCCGGATCCAGCCCTGGTACGAGTTCTCGTTCGTCCGTCCTCTGAAACAGCTGTGGGCCGAAACCGACTTCTTCGGACCCCACATCGCCCGGAAATGGGAGCGCAAGCTCATCCTGAGCGCCGAGTACCTGGCCAAGGCGCAGTACGCCACGCTGATCAAGGTGGCCAGCAAGGCCGCCTACGGAAACGCCGAGACCGAGGTGCTGGCGCTCGCAGGCAACGTGACGCCCGTGGCGCTCGAGGGGGAAGCCAGGGTCAAGGCGCTCGAGAGATTCGAAGACGGCTCAGTGCTCCTGTCGCTCCCGCGCTACGAGGAGTTCCGGGACACGGTGGAAGGGCTGGTCGGGAAGGGGGCCACCTTCAAGGAGATCGCCGGCAACGACGAGATCCTGCTGACCAGCGTGGTTCCGGCGTCATGGAGCTACGACCTGGCCGCGGGCACCCTGCTGTTCGAGAAGCCCGTGCTCACCGACCCGCAGCACAAGCGGATCGCGGTCGGGGCGCCGGTCCGATCGCTGCACACGATCGTGCTGGACCTCGCCGCACGGGGGTTCGAGGTCGAGCACATCTACGATTACTGA
- a CDS encoding TonB-dependent receptor, producing the protein MVLGLGLPGGAPAFADVEGVVATAGGQPIAGAVVVDAASGAQAVTDARGHFRLRGVDPPVSVHIVDPRFETLVATISDGAGTPPVLTLTPKQQVYEKVIVTARPGTEVVAPLSSSATAVERDELAAPAGTVVDMATSAAGVAEAGQGGRFQAYSVRGVAGQRVFTTVSGMRIVTERRAGSTASFVDPSLLESIEVVRGPGSTLYGSGALGGVVQALPRRLDGLEAEAGYGTQGDEKSLFTGRGGEGWTTAIAGRDAGDGEDGDGNFLFNHSTQWSGLLRKEWERPSGTSFEVVAIPARARDIAKPNTRYPGRITRYPAEDHLLLRFNARLAGGWRLGTFIHPNDLETDNLTATSRSLVRNEAFDWGLDAQRDVALGGAWTALAGFDYFGRDAVTATEDVEDLSTGAVTHTRTLDGREGQASLFGTVRSPIGRLTFEAGARFTRIEQTNEGSSSDDGAGAGFLGVTVPLGAGFELAANAGGGLRFPSLSERFFTGSTGAGGIVANDDLEPERSLSGDLGLRYFGTRLFVEVFGFRNEIEKYIEQIEVLPGVDTFVNLTRGTIDGFDLDGWYAIGKGFKLTWSASRIKGESDSGAPLADIPSDRVALGAHVLRGRWRAGGRIEHRFDKTDPGPGEVETDGTQLVSASFSCDLPQGLRLRIHATNLLDRAYLPSADDLAAPGPGRSMGLSVAWAHR; encoded by the coding sequence ATGGTTCTGGGACTGGGCCTGCCCGGGGGCGCACCTGCGTTCGCCGACGTCGAGGGCGTCGTGGCGACCGCCGGCGGGCAGCCGATCGCGGGAGCCGTGGTCGTCGACGCGGCCTCGGGCGCGCAGGCGGTGACCGATGCTCGCGGGCATTTCCGGCTGCGGGGCGTCGACCCGCCGGTCTCGGTGCACATCGTCGACCCGCGGTTCGAGACGCTCGTGGCGACGATCTCCGACGGGGCCGGGACCCCGCCGGTGCTCACCCTCACGCCCAAGCAGCAGGTCTACGAGAAAGTCATCGTGACGGCACGACCGGGGACCGAGGTCGTCGCGCCCCTGAGCAGCTCCGCCACGGCCGTGGAACGCGACGAGCTCGCGGCGCCGGCCGGCACGGTCGTCGACATGGCGACCTCGGCCGCCGGGGTGGCCGAGGCCGGCCAGGGGGGCCGCTTCCAGGCCTACTCGGTGCGCGGGGTGGCGGGGCAGCGTGTCTTCACGACCGTCTCGGGAATGCGCATCGTCACGGAGCGGCGCGCCGGGTCCACGGCGTCGTTCGTCGATCCGTCGCTCCTCGAATCGATCGAGGTGGTCCGCGGTCCCGGCTCCACACTGTACGGCTCCGGGGCGCTCGGCGGCGTCGTCCAGGCGCTGCCGCGCAGGCTCGACGGGCTCGAGGCCGAGGCCGGCTACGGGACGCAGGGGGACGAGAAGAGCCTCTTCACCGGACGGGGCGGAGAGGGCTGGACGACCGCGATCGCAGGGCGCGATGCCGGCGACGGCGAGGACGGCGACGGGAATTTTCTGTTCAACCACTCCACGCAGTGGTCGGGCCTGCTGCGCAAGGAGTGGGAGCGGCCGTCGGGAACCTCGTTCGAGGTCGTGGCGATCCCCGCCCGGGCGCGCGACATCGCCAAGCCGAACACGCGTTATCCGGGTCGCATCACCCGGTACCCGGCGGAGGATCACCTTTTGCTCCGGTTCAACGCGCGACTGGCGGGCGGCTGGCGGCTGGGCACCTTCATCCATCCCAACGATCTGGAGACGGACAACCTCACGGCGACGAGCCGGAGCCTCGTGCGAAACGAAGCGTTCGACTGGGGCCTCGATGCGCAGCGCGATGTCGCGCTCGGCGGCGCCTGGACGGCGCTCGCCGGATTCGACTACTTCGGTCGCGACGCGGTCACGGCGACCGAGGACGTGGAGGATCTCTCGACCGGTGCCGTCACGCACACCCGCACGCTCGACGGGCGCGAGGGCCAGGCGTCCCTGTTCGGGACGGTCCGGAGCCCCATCGGGCGCCTGACCTTCGAAGCGGGCGCGCGCTTCACACGGATCGAACAGACGAACGAGGGGTCGTCCAGCGACGACGGCGCGGGCGCAGGCTTTCTCGGCGTGACCGTCCCGCTCGGGGCCGGATTCGAGCTGGCGGCGAATGCCGGCGGCGGCCTCCGTTTTCCGTCGCTCTCCGAGCGCTTCTTCACCGGCTCGACCGGCGCCGGTGGCATCGTCGCGAACGACGACCTCGAACCGGAGCGCTCGCTCTCGGGCGATCTCGGCCTGCGGTACTTCGGCACGCGGCTGTTCGTCGAGGTGTTCGGGTTCCGCAATGAGATCGAGAAGTACATCGAGCAGATCGAGGTCCTGCCGGGAGTCGACACCTTCGTGAACCTGACGCGGGGCACGATCGACGGCTTCGATCTCGACGGGTGGTACGCCATCGGCAAGGGCTTCAAGCTGACCTGGTCCGCCTCCCGCATCAAGGGCGAGAGCGACTCGGGCGCACCGCTCGCCGACATACCGTCCGACCGCGTGGCCCTGGGAGCGCACGTCCTCCGCGGCCGCTGGCGTGCCGGGGGCCGGATCGAGCATCGTTTCGACAAGACGGACCCGGGCCCGGGAGAGGTGGAGACCGACGGCACGCAGCTCGTGTCGGCCTCGTTCTCCTGCGACCTGCCGCAGGGACTGAGGCTACGAATCCACGCCACCAACCTGCTCGACCGGGCCTATCTCCCCTCGGCCGACGACCTGGCGGCCCCCGGCCCCGGGAGATCCATGGGACTGTCGGTCGCCTGGGCCCATCGCTGA